In a genomic window of Epinephelus fuscoguttatus linkage group LG23, E.fuscoguttatus.final_Chr_v1:
- the LOC125883473 gene encoding dynactin subunit 1-like isoform X4 has product MSSAGTVESGKPPKIGSIVEVTGKGQRGTVAYIGATLFASGKWVGVILDEAKGKNDGTVQGKRYFTCEENHGIFVRQSQIQVVEDGSSATSPDTPESGTAKIPRQKDIPETPRTTKQASRESLPSSLSDVSEAGLSSHQGALGAPVMPQPSGSPAAVAAPVPATPSKEEESMRAQVKDLEEKLETLKMKRTEDKAKLKELEKHKIQLEQLQEWKTKMQEQQAELQKQLKEAKKEAREAQEAKDRYMEEMSDTADAIEMATLDKEMAEERAESLQVEVDTLKEKVEELSMDLEILRHEISEKGSDGAASSYHVKQLEEQNGRLKEALVRMRDLSTSEKQEHVKLQKQMEKKNTELEALRTQKEKLQAEVKQAEATIDELKEQVDAALGSEEMVETLTERNLDLEEKVRELRETVTDLEAINEMNDELQENARETEMELREQVDLSAAKVREAEKRVEAAQETVADYQQTISKYRDLTASLQEANRELVSQQSANAEQVQQPPAELFDFKIKFAETKAYAKAIEMELRKMEVAQSNRQVSLLTSFMPDSFLRHGGDHDCILVLLLIPRLICKAELISKQAQEKFDLNGNLAEGTGLRGPPGEQRSFAAGLVYSLSLLQATLHKYEQALNTCSVEVFKRMGTLYSEMSFHERSLDYFIDLLHKDQLDETVQVEPLTKAIKYYQQLYSVHLADHTEDCTVQLADHIKFTQSALDCMGVEVARLRAFLAAGQESSVLSVLLKDLDTSCSDIKQFCKKIRRRMPGTDVVGVPAALSFGPQVSETLTECRRQQTRVVAVLQELAAAGAQMVAPLAEQEGLNALKLEDIACKAVEQVYGAHGLNGPECLRQSCTSVIATMNKMATAMQEGEYDADKPQGKTPPVEMRASIVRAEMTDAEGLGVKLEDRETVIKELKKSLKIKGEELSEANVRLSLLEKKLDTSTKDADERVEKIQTKLDENLALLKKKEKEFEETMDALQADIDQLEAEKAELKQRLNNQSKMTIEGLRAQPASGIASIVQGAAGGLPPSLAGPVQVVDSPLLRQQVEAQRLGIKHLKNENNRLKAEKMRAQLASLPPLCPPKLPQASKDSSMPPDGLNTGIYRRTDQMLSTLLKLSSEVKVVDITGKTAVSASAQLLEQTARLQSLSDALAKLKGEVAEHVVSHQPGAKASSDFATFPISSFVKAKEEKQGGTVFVGRVAIPCTRGQEQVHRLVLSQQQLQKVHRLLMA; this is encoded by the exons ATGAGCAGTGCAGGAACGGTGGAGAGTGGTAAACCTCCAAAG ATTGGCTCTATTGTTGAGGTGACAGGGAAGGGTCAGCGTGGTACCGTTGCCTATATTGGCGCCACCCTCTTTGCTTCTGGGAAATGGGTTGGCGTTATACTGGATGAGGCCAAAGGCAAGAATGATGGCACCGTGCAGGGGAAACGCTACTTCACCTGTGAGGAAAATCACGGGATATTTGTCAGACAGTCCCAG ATCCAGGTGGTGGAAGATGGCTCCAGTGCCACCTCACCAGATACTCCTGAATCAGGCACTGCAAAGATACCAAGACAAAAAG ACATTCCTGAGACTCCCAGAACAACCAAGCAG GCGTCTCGTGAAAGCCTGCCATCCTCCCTGTCTGATGTCAGTGAGGCGGGCCTTTCCTCCCACCAGGGTGCACTGGGGGCTCCTGTTATGCCTCAGCCCAGCGGGTCGCCTGCAGCAGTGGCAGCGCCGGTCCCAGCGACTCCAAGCAAG GAGGAGGAATCAATGCGAGCTCAGGTCAAGGACCTGGAGGAGAAGCTGGAAACGCTGAAGATGAAGCGGACGGAGGACAAGGCCAAGCTGAAGGAGCTCGAGAAACACAAGATCCAGCTGGAGCAGCTTCAAGAGTGGAAGACCAAAAtgcaggagcagcaggctgaGTTGCAGAAACAACTCAAAGAGGCCAAGAAG GAAGCTCGTGAGGCACAGGAGGCCAAGGACCGCTACATGGAGGAGATGTCTGACACAGCAGACGCCATAGAGATGGCCACACTGGACAAAGAAATGGCGGAAGAGCGGGCAGAGTCACTGCAAGTGGAGGTAGACACACTGAAAGAGAAAGTGGAGGAGCTCTCCATGGACCTGGAGATCCTTAGACATGAGATTTCAGAGAAAG GCTCAGATGGAGCTGCCTCTAGCTACCATGTCAAACAGCTGGAGGAGCAGAATGGCAGACTGAAGGAGGCATTGGTTCG GATGCGTGACCTGTCTACTTCAGAGAAGCAGGAGCACGTGAAGCTGCAGAAGCAGATGGAGAAGAAGAACACTGAGCTGGAGGCTCTGAGGACTCAGAAAGAAAAACTGCAGGCCGAGGTCAAGCAGGCAGAAGCCACTATCGATGAACTGAAGGAGCAG GTGGATGCTGCTCTGGGGTcagaggagatggtggagactCTTACTGAGAGGAACCTCGACCTGGAGGAGAAAGTCAGAGAGCTGAGAGAAACCGTCACTGATTTG GAGGCCATCAACGAGATGAATGATGAGCTCCAGGAGAATGCCAGGGAGACGGAAATGGAGCTGAGGGAGCAGGTGGACTTGAGTGCAGCGAAGGTCAGAGAGGCTGAGAAAAGGGTGGAGGCTGCCCAGGAGACTGTGGCTGATTACCAGCAGACCATCAGCAAATACAGAGATCTCACTGCCAGCCTGCAG GAGGCCAACAGGGAGCTGGTCAGCCAGCAGAGCGCAAATGCTGAACAAGTTCAGCAGCCTCCTGCTGAGCTATTTGACTTCAAGATTAAGTTTGCAGAGACCAAGGCTTATGCCAAG GCCATTGAGATGGAGCTGAGGAAAATGGAAGTGGCTCAGTCAAACAGACAAGTATCCCTCCTCACCTCCTTCATGCCGGACTCCTTCCTCCGTCACGGTGGAGATCATGACTGTATTCTGGTCCTGCTGCTCATCCCCAGGCTCATCTGCAAG GCTGAGCTGATCAGTAAACAGGCCCAGGAGAAGTTTGACTTGAATGGGAACTTGGCTGAGGGGACGGGGCTCAGAGGGCCTCCAGGAGAACAGCGCAGTTTTGCCGCAGGACTGGTGTACTCCCTCAGTCTGCTGCAGGCCACTCTGCATAAATATGAACA GGCTCTAAATACCTGCAGCGTGGAGGTTTTTAAGCGCATGGGTACTCTCTACTCTGAAATGAGCTTCCATGAACGCTCTCTGGATTATTTCATTGACCTGCTGCATAAAGATCAGCTCGATGAGACTGTTCAGGTGGAACCTCTGACTAAGGCCATCAAGTACTATCAG CAACTGTACAGTGTCCATCTGGCAGATCACACTGAGGACTGCACAGTCCAGCTAGCTGATCACATTAAG TTTACTCAGAGTGCCCTGGACTGCATGGGAGTGGAGGTAGCTCGCCTGCGGGCGTTCCTGGCAGCAGGTCAGGAGagctctgtcctctctgttcTTCTGAAGGACCTGGACACTTCCTGCTCTGATATCAAACAGTTCTGTAAGAAGATCCGCCGCCGCATGCCTGGAACAGATGTGGTTGGAGTGCCTGCTGCTCTCAGTTTTGGACCACAG GTGTCGGAGACGCTGACAGAGTGCAGGCGCCAGCAGACCCGCGTGGTGGCTGTGCTGCAGGAGTTGGCTGCAGCTGGAGCTCAGATGGTTGCTCCGCTGGCAGAACAGGAAGGCCTCAATGCTCTCAAACTGGAGGATATTGCCTGCAAGGCAGTGGAGCAG GTGTATGGTGCTCACGGCCTGAATGGTCCAGAGTGTCTGCGACAGTCCTGCACCTCCGTCATTGCAACCATGAACAAGATGGCTACGGCCATGCAGGAAGGAGAGTATGATGCTGACAAACCACAGGGCAAG ACTCCTCCAGTGGAAATGAGAGCATCCATCGTCAGGGCTGAGATGACTGACGCTGAAGGTCTGGGAGTGAAACTAGAAGACAGAGAGACGGTCATCAAGGAGCTCAAGAAGTCCCTCAAGATCAAG GGTGAAGAGCTGAGCGAGGCCAACGTCCGTCTGAGCCTGCTGGAGAAGAAGCTGGACACCTCCACCAAAGATGCAGATGAACGGGTGGAGAAGATTCAGACCAAACTGGATGAGAACCTCGCCCTGctaaagaagaaagaaaa GGAGTTTGAGGAGACGATGGATGCCCTGCAGGCTGATATCGACCAGCTGGAGGCGGAGAAGGCAGAGCTGAAACAACGTCTGAACAACCAATCAAAGATGACCATTGAGGGCCTGAGAGCCCAACCTGCCTCTGGAATTGCCTCCATTGTTCAGGGAGCCGCAGGAG GTCTGCCTCCATCTCTGGCAGGACCAGTACAGGTGGTGGACTCTCCTCTCCTGAGGCAGCAGGTTGAAGCCCAGAGGCTGGGCATTAAACACCTCAAGAATGAAAACAACAGACTCAAG GCGGAGAAGATGAGAGCCCAGCTGGCCTCCCTGCCTCCACTCTGCCCTCCCAAACTACCACAAGCGTCCAAAGACAGCTCCATGCCACCAGATGGACTCAACACAGGAATCTATCGCAGGACTGACCAAATGCTGTCAACTCTGCTCAAGCTGAGTTCAGAGGTTAAAGTGGTGGACATTACTGGGAAGACagcag TTAGTGCCAGCGCCCAGCTGCTGGAGCAGACAGCTCGACTGCAGAGCCTCAGTGATGCTCTGGCCAAACTCAAG GGAGAAGTAGCTGAACATGTGGTCTCCCATCAACCTGGCGCTAAGGCTTCCTCTGACTTCGCCACCTTCCCTATCTCCTCCTTTGTTAAG GCAAAGGAAGAGAAGCAGGGAGGAACAGTGTTTGTGGGTCGCGTTGCCATTCCATGCACCCGTGGACAGGAACAAGTCCACCGCCTCGTCCTATCTCAGCAACAGCTGCAGAAAGTGCACCGCCTCCTCATGGCCTAG
- the LOC125883473 gene encoding dynactin subunit 1-like isoform X3, with product MSSAGTVESGKPPKIGSIVEVTGKGQRGTVAYIGATLFASGKWVGVILDEAKGKNDGTVQGKRYFTCEENHGIFVRQSQIQVVEDGSSATSPDTPESGTAKIPRQKDIPETPRTTKQTPVNVKKASRESLPSSLSDVSEAGLSSHQGALGAPVMPQPSGSPAAVAAPVPATPSKEEESMRAQVKDLEEKLETLKMKRTEDKAKLKELEKHKIQLEQLQEWKTKMQEQQAELQKQLKEAKKEAREAQEAKDRYMEEMSDTADAIEMATLDKEMAEERAESLQVEVDTLKEKVEELSMDLEILRHEISEKGSDGAASSYHVKQLEEQNGRLKEALVRMRDLSTSEKQEHVKLQKQMEKKNTELEALRTQKEKLQAEVKQAEATIDELKEQVDAALGSEEMVETLTERNLDLEEKVRELRETVTDLEAINEMNDELQENARETEMELREQVDLSAAKVREAEKRVEAAQETVADYQQTISKYRDLTASLQEANRELVSQQSANAEQVQQPPAELFDFKIKFAETKAYAKAIEMELRKMEVAQSNRQVSLLTSFMPDSFLRHGGDHDCILVLLLIPRLICKAELISKQAQEKFDLNGNLAEGTGLRGPPGEQRSFAAGLVYSLSLLQATLHKYEQALNTCSVEVFKRMGTLYSEMSFHERSLDYFIDLLHKDQLDETVQVEPLTKAIKYYQQLYSVHLADHTEDCTVQLADHIKFTQSALDCMGVEVARLRAFLAAGQESSVLSVLLKDLDTSCSDIKQFCKKIRRRMPGTDVVGVPAALSFGPQVSETLTECRRQQTRVVAVLQELAAAGAQMVAPLAEQEGLNALKLEDIACKAVEQVYGAHGLNGPECLRQSCTSVIATMNKMATAMQEGEYDADKPQGKTPPVEMRASIVRAEMTDAEGLGVKLEDRETVIKELKKSLKIKGEELSEANVRLSLLEKKLDTSTKDADERVEKIQTKLDENLALLKKKEKEFEETMDALQADIDQLEAEKAELKQRLNNQSKMTIEGLRAQPASGIASIVQGAAGGLPPSLAGPVQVVDSPLLRQQVEAQRLGIKHLKNENNRLKAEKMRAQLASLPPLCPPKLPQASKDSSMPPDGLNTGIYRRTDQMLSTLLKLSSEVKVVDITGKTAVSASAQLLEQTARLQSLSDALAKLKGEVAEHVVSHQPGAKASSDFATFPISSFVKAKEEKQGGTVFVGRVAIPCTRGQEQVHRLVLSQQQLQKVHRLLMA from the exons ATGAGCAGTGCAGGAACGGTGGAGAGTGGTAAACCTCCAAAG ATTGGCTCTATTGTTGAGGTGACAGGGAAGGGTCAGCGTGGTACCGTTGCCTATATTGGCGCCACCCTCTTTGCTTCTGGGAAATGGGTTGGCGTTATACTGGATGAGGCCAAAGGCAAGAATGATGGCACCGTGCAGGGGAAACGCTACTTCACCTGTGAGGAAAATCACGGGATATTTGTCAGACAGTCCCAG ATCCAGGTGGTGGAAGATGGCTCCAGTGCCACCTCACCAGATACTCCTGAATCAGGCACTGCAAAGATACCAAGACAAAAAG ACATTCCTGAGACTCCCAGAACAACCAAGCAG ACACCTGTGAACGTTAAGAAG GCGTCTCGTGAAAGCCTGCCATCCTCCCTGTCTGATGTCAGTGAGGCGGGCCTTTCCTCCCACCAGGGTGCACTGGGGGCTCCTGTTATGCCTCAGCCCAGCGGGTCGCCTGCAGCAGTGGCAGCGCCGGTCCCAGCGACTCCAAGCAAG GAGGAGGAATCAATGCGAGCTCAGGTCAAGGACCTGGAGGAGAAGCTGGAAACGCTGAAGATGAAGCGGACGGAGGACAAGGCCAAGCTGAAGGAGCTCGAGAAACACAAGATCCAGCTGGAGCAGCTTCAAGAGTGGAAGACCAAAAtgcaggagcagcaggctgaGTTGCAGAAACAACTCAAAGAGGCCAAGAAG GAAGCTCGTGAGGCACAGGAGGCCAAGGACCGCTACATGGAGGAGATGTCTGACACAGCAGACGCCATAGAGATGGCCACACTGGACAAAGAAATGGCGGAAGAGCGGGCAGAGTCACTGCAAGTGGAGGTAGACACACTGAAAGAGAAAGTGGAGGAGCTCTCCATGGACCTGGAGATCCTTAGACATGAGATTTCAGAGAAAG GCTCAGATGGAGCTGCCTCTAGCTACCATGTCAAACAGCTGGAGGAGCAGAATGGCAGACTGAAGGAGGCATTGGTTCG GATGCGTGACCTGTCTACTTCAGAGAAGCAGGAGCACGTGAAGCTGCAGAAGCAGATGGAGAAGAAGAACACTGAGCTGGAGGCTCTGAGGACTCAGAAAGAAAAACTGCAGGCCGAGGTCAAGCAGGCAGAAGCCACTATCGATGAACTGAAGGAGCAG GTGGATGCTGCTCTGGGGTcagaggagatggtggagactCTTACTGAGAGGAACCTCGACCTGGAGGAGAAAGTCAGAGAGCTGAGAGAAACCGTCACTGATTTG GAGGCCATCAACGAGATGAATGATGAGCTCCAGGAGAATGCCAGGGAGACGGAAATGGAGCTGAGGGAGCAGGTGGACTTGAGTGCAGCGAAGGTCAGAGAGGCTGAGAAAAGGGTGGAGGCTGCCCAGGAGACTGTGGCTGATTACCAGCAGACCATCAGCAAATACAGAGATCTCACTGCCAGCCTGCAG GAGGCCAACAGGGAGCTGGTCAGCCAGCAGAGCGCAAATGCTGAACAAGTTCAGCAGCCTCCTGCTGAGCTATTTGACTTCAAGATTAAGTTTGCAGAGACCAAGGCTTATGCCAAG GCCATTGAGATGGAGCTGAGGAAAATGGAAGTGGCTCAGTCAAACAGACAAGTATCCCTCCTCACCTCCTTCATGCCGGACTCCTTCCTCCGTCACGGTGGAGATCATGACTGTATTCTGGTCCTGCTGCTCATCCCCAGGCTCATCTGCAAG GCTGAGCTGATCAGTAAACAGGCCCAGGAGAAGTTTGACTTGAATGGGAACTTGGCTGAGGGGACGGGGCTCAGAGGGCCTCCAGGAGAACAGCGCAGTTTTGCCGCAGGACTGGTGTACTCCCTCAGTCTGCTGCAGGCCACTCTGCATAAATATGAACA GGCTCTAAATACCTGCAGCGTGGAGGTTTTTAAGCGCATGGGTACTCTCTACTCTGAAATGAGCTTCCATGAACGCTCTCTGGATTATTTCATTGACCTGCTGCATAAAGATCAGCTCGATGAGACTGTTCAGGTGGAACCTCTGACTAAGGCCATCAAGTACTATCAG CAACTGTACAGTGTCCATCTGGCAGATCACACTGAGGACTGCACAGTCCAGCTAGCTGATCACATTAAG TTTACTCAGAGTGCCCTGGACTGCATGGGAGTGGAGGTAGCTCGCCTGCGGGCGTTCCTGGCAGCAGGTCAGGAGagctctgtcctctctgttcTTCTGAAGGACCTGGACACTTCCTGCTCTGATATCAAACAGTTCTGTAAGAAGATCCGCCGCCGCATGCCTGGAACAGATGTGGTTGGAGTGCCTGCTGCTCTCAGTTTTGGACCACAG GTGTCGGAGACGCTGACAGAGTGCAGGCGCCAGCAGACCCGCGTGGTGGCTGTGCTGCAGGAGTTGGCTGCAGCTGGAGCTCAGATGGTTGCTCCGCTGGCAGAACAGGAAGGCCTCAATGCTCTCAAACTGGAGGATATTGCCTGCAAGGCAGTGGAGCAG GTGTATGGTGCTCACGGCCTGAATGGTCCAGAGTGTCTGCGACAGTCCTGCACCTCCGTCATTGCAACCATGAACAAGATGGCTACGGCCATGCAGGAAGGAGAGTATGATGCTGACAAACCACAGGGCAAG ACTCCTCCAGTGGAAATGAGAGCATCCATCGTCAGGGCTGAGATGACTGACGCTGAAGGTCTGGGAGTGAAACTAGAAGACAGAGAGACGGTCATCAAGGAGCTCAAGAAGTCCCTCAAGATCAAG GGTGAAGAGCTGAGCGAGGCCAACGTCCGTCTGAGCCTGCTGGAGAAGAAGCTGGACACCTCCACCAAAGATGCAGATGAACGGGTGGAGAAGATTCAGACCAAACTGGATGAGAACCTCGCCCTGctaaagaagaaagaaaa GGAGTTTGAGGAGACGATGGATGCCCTGCAGGCTGATATCGACCAGCTGGAGGCGGAGAAGGCAGAGCTGAAACAACGTCTGAACAACCAATCAAAGATGACCATTGAGGGCCTGAGAGCCCAACCTGCCTCTGGAATTGCCTCCATTGTTCAGGGAGCCGCAGGAG GTCTGCCTCCATCTCTGGCAGGACCAGTACAGGTGGTGGACTCTCCTCTCCTGAGGCAGCAGGTTGAAGCCCAGAGGCTGGGCATTAAACACCTCAAGAATGAAAACAACAGACTCAAG GCGGAGAAGATGAGAGCCCAGCTGGCCTCCCTGCCTCCACTCTGCCCTCCCAAACTACCACAAGCGTCCAAAGACAGCTCCATGCCACCAGATGGACTCAACACAGGAATCTATCGCAGGACTGACCAAATGCTGTCAACTCTGCTCAAGCTGAGTTCAGAGGTTAAAGTGGTGGACATTACTGGGAAGACagcag TTAGTGCCAGCGCCCAGCTGCTGGAGCAGACAGCTCGACTGCAGAGCCTCAGTGATGCTCTGGCCAAACTCAAG GGAGAAGTAGCTGAACATGTGGTCTCCCATCAACCTGGCGCTAAGGCTTCCTCTGACTTCGCCACCTTCCCTATCTCCTCCTTTGTTAAG GCAAAGGAAGAGAAGCAGGGAGGAACAGTGTTTGTGGGTCGCGTTGCCATTCCATGCACCCGTGGACAGGAACAAGTCCACCGCCTCGTCCTATCTCAGCAACAGCTGCAGAAAGTGCACCGCCTCCTCATGGCCTAG
- the LOC125883473 gene encoding dynactin subunit 1-like isoform X1 — MSSAGTVESGKPPKIGSIVEVTGKGQRGTVAYIGATLFASGKWVGVILDEAKGKNDGTVQGKRYFTCEENHGIFVRQSQIQVVEDGSSATSPDTPESGTAKIPRQKDIPETPRTTKQTPVNVKKASRESLPSSLSDVSEAGLSSHQGALGAPVMPQPSGSPAAVAAPVPATPSKVEPAISKQEEESMRAQVKDLEEKLETLKMKRTEDKAKLKELEKHKIQLEQLQEWKTKMQEQQAELQKQLKEAKKEAREAQEAKDRYMEEMSDTADAIEMATLDKEMAEERAESLQVEVDTLKEKVEELSMDLEILRHEISEKGSDGAASSYHVKQLEEQNGRLKEALVRMRDLSTSEKQEHVKLQKQMEKKNTELEALRTQKEKLQAEVKQAEATIDELKEQVDAALGSEEMVETLTERNLDLEEKVRELRETVTDLEAINEMNDELQENARETEMELREQVDLSAAKVREAEKRVEAAQETVADYQQTISKYRDLTASLQEANRELVSQQSANAEQVQQPPAELFDFKIKFAETKAYAKAIEMELRKMEVAQSNRQVSLLTSFMPDSFLRHGGDHDCILVLLLIPRLICKAELISKQAQEKFDLNGNLAEGTGLRGPPGEQRSFAAGLVYSLSLLQATLHKYEQALNTCSVEVFKRMGTLYSEMSFHERSLDYFIDLLHKDQLDETVQVEPLTKAIKYYQQLYSVHLADHTEDCTVQLADHIKFTQSALDCMGVEVARLRAFLAAGQESSVLSVLLKDLDTSCSDIKQFCKKIRRRMPGTDVVGVPAALSFGPQVSETLTECRRQQTRVVAVLQELAAAGAQMVAPLAEQEGLNALKLEDIACKAVEQVYGAHGLNGPECLRQSCTSVIATMNKMATAMQEGEYDADKPQGKTPPVEMRASIVRAEMTDAEGLGVKLEDRETVIKELKKSLKIKGEELSEANVRLSLLEKKLDTSTKDADERVEKIQTKLDENLALLKKKEKEFEETMDALQADIDQLEAEKAELKQRLNNQSKMTIEGLRAQPASGIASIVQGAAGGLPPSLAGPVQVVDSPLLRQQVEAQRLGIKHLKNENNRLKAEKMRAQLASLPPLCPPKLPQASKDSSMPPDGLNTGIYRRTDQMLSTLLKLSSEVKVVDITGKTAVSASAQLLEQTARLQSLSDALAKLKGEVAEHVVSHQPGAKASSDFATFPISSFVKAKEEKQGGTVFVGRVAIPCTRGQEQVHRLVLSQQQLQKVHRLLMA, encoded by the exons ATGAGCAGTGCAGGAACGGTGGAGAGTGGTAAACCTCCAAAG ATTGGCTCTATTGTTGAGGTGACAGGGAAGGGTCAGCGTGGTACCGTTGCCTATATTGGCGCCACCCTCTTTGCTTCTGGGAAATGGGTTGGCGTTATACTGGATGAGGCCAAAGGCAAGAATGATGGCACCGTGCAGGGGAAACGCTACTTCACCTGTGAGGAAAATCACGGGATATTTGTCAGACAGTCCCAG ATCCAGGTGGTGGAAGATGGCTCCAGTGCCACCTCACCAGATACTCCTGAATCAGGCACTGCAAAGATACCAAGACAAAAAG ACATTCCTGAGACTCCCAGAACAACCAAGCAG ACACCTGTGAACGTTAAGAAG GCGTCTCGTGAAAGCCTGCCATCCTCCCTGTCTGATGTCAGTGAGGCGGGCCTTTCCTCCCACCAGGGTGCACTGGGGGCTCCTGTTATGCCTCAGCCCAGCGGGTCGCCTGCAGCAGTGGCAGCGCCGGTCCCAGCGACTCCAAGCAAG GTGGAACCTGCCATTTCCAAGCAG GAGGAGGAATCAATGCGAGCTCAGGTCAAGGACCTGGAGGAGAAGCTGGAAACGCTGAAGATGAAGCGGACGGAGGACAAGGCCAAGCTGAAGGAGCTCGAGAAACACAAGATCCAGCTGGAGCAGCTTCAAGAGTGGAAGACCAAAAtgcaggagcagcaggctgaGTTGCAGAAACAACTCAAAGAGGCCAAGAAG GAAGCTCGTGAGGCACAGGAGGCCAAGGACCGCTACATGGAGGAGATGTCTGACACAGCAGACGCCATAGAGATGGCCACACTGGACAAAGAAATGGCGGAAGAGCGGGCAGAGTCACTGCAAGTGGAGGTAGACACACTGAAAGAGAAAGTGGAGGAGCTCTCCATGGACCTGGAGATCCTTAGACATGAGATTTCAGAGAAAG GCTCAGATGGAGCTGCCTCTAGCTACCATGTCAAACAGCTGGAGGAGCAGAATGGCAGACTGAAGGAGGCATTGGTTCG GATGCGTGACCTGTCTACTTCAGAGAAGCAGGAGCACGTGAAGCTGCAGAAGCAGATGGAGAAGAAGAACACTGAGCTGGAGGCTCTGAGGACTCAGAAAGAAAAACTGCAGGCCGAGGTCAAGCAGGCAGAAGCCACTATCGATGAACTGAAGGAGCAG GTGGATGCTGCTCTGGGGTcagaggagatggtggagactCTTACTGAGAGGAACCTCGACCTGGAGGAGAAAGTCAGAGAGCTGAGAGAAACCGTCACTGATTTG GAGGCCATCAACGAGATGAATGATGAGCTCCAGGAGAATGCCAGGGAGACGGAAATGGAGCTGAGGGAGCAGGTGGACTTGAGTGCAGCGAAGGTCAGAGAGGCTGAGAAAAGGGTGGAGGCTGCCCAGGAGACTGTGGCTGATTACCAGCAGACCATCAGCAAATACAGAGATCTCACTGCCAGCCTGCAG GAGGCCAACAGGGAGCTGGTCAGCCAGCAGAGCGCAAATGCTGAACAAGTTCAGCAGCCTCCTGCTGAGCTATTTGACTTCAAGATTAAGTTTGCAGAGACCAAGGCTTATGCCAAG GCCATTGAGATGGAGCTGAGGAAAATGGAAGTGGCTCAGTCAAACAGACAAGTATCCCTCCTCACCTCCTTCATGCCGGACTCCTTCCTCCGTCACGGTGGAGATCATGACTGTATTCTGGTCCTGCTGCTCATCCCCAGGCTCATCTGCAAG GCTGAGCTGATCAGTAAACAGGCCCAGGAGAAGTTTGACTTGAATGGGAACTTGGCTGAGGGGACGGGGCTCAGAGGGCCTCCAGGAGAACAGCGCAGTTTTGCCGCAGGACTGGTGTACTCCCTCAGTCTGCTGCAGGCCACTCTGCATAAATATGAACA GGCTCTAAATACCTGCAGCGTGGAGGTTTTTAAGCGCATGGGTACTCTCTACTCTGAAATGAGCTTCCATGAACGCTCTCTGGATTATTTCATTGACCTGCTGCATAAAGATCAGCTCGATGAGACTGTTCAGGTGGAACCTCTGACTAAGGCCATCAAGTACTATCAG CAACTGTACAGTGTCCATCTGGCAGATCACACTGAGGACTGCACAGTCCAGCTAGCTGATCACATTAAG TTTACTCAGAGTGCCCTGGACTGCATGGGAGTGGAGGTAGCTCGCCTGCGGGCGTTCCTGGCAGCAGGTCAGGAGagctctgtcctctctgttcTTCTGAAGGACCTGGACACTTCCTGCTCTGATATCAAACAGTTCTGTAAGAAGATCCGCCGCCGCATGCCTGGAACAGATGTGGTTGGAGTGCCTGCTGCTCTCAGTTTTGGACCACAG GTGTCGGAGACGCTGACAGAGTGCAGGCGCCAGCAGACCCGCGTGGTGGCTGTGCTGCAGGAGTTGGCTGCAGCTGGAGCTCAGATGGTTGCTCCGCTGGCAGAACAGGAAGGCCTCAATGCTCTCAAACTGGAGGATATTGCCTGCAAGGCAGTGGAGCAG GTGTATGGTGCTCACGGCCTGAATGGTCCAGAGTGTCTGCGACAGTCCTGCACCTCCGTCATTGCAACCATGAACAAGATGGCTACGGCCATGCAGGAAGGAGAGTATGATGCTGACAAACCACAGGGCAAG ACTCCTCCAGTGGAAATGAGAGCATCCATCGTCAGGGCTGAGATGACTGACGCTGAAGGTCTGGGAGTGAAACTAGAAGACAGAGAGACGGTCATCAAGGAGCTCAAGAAGTCCCTCAAGATCAAG GGTGAAGAGCTGAGCGAGGCCAACGTCCGTCTGAGCCTGCTGGAGAAGAAGCTGGACACCTCCACCAAAGATGCAGATGAACGGGTGGAGAAGATTCAGACCAAACTGGATGAGAACCTCGCCCTGctaaagaagaaagaaaa GGAGTTTGAGGAGACGATGGATGCCCTGCAGGCTGATATCGACCAGCTGGAGGCGGAGAAGGCAGAGCTGAAACAACGTCTGAACAACCAATCAAAGATGACCATTGAGGGCCTGAGAGCCCAACCTGCCTCTGGAATTGCCTCCATTGTTCAGGGAGCCGCAGGAG GTCTGCCTCCATCTCTGGCAGGACCAGTACAGGTGGTGGACTCTCCTCTCCTGAGGCAGCAGGTTGAAGCCCAGAGGCTGGGCATTAAACACCTCAAGAATGAAAACAACAGACTCAAG GCGGAGAAGATGAGAGCCCAGCTGGCCTCCCTGCCTCCACTCTGCCCTCCCAAACTACCACAAGCGTCCAAAGACAGCTCCATGCCACCAGATGGACTCAACACAGGAATCTATCGCAGGACTGACCAAATGCTGTCAACTCTGCTCAAGCTGAGTTCAGAGGTTAAAGTGGTGGACATTACTGGGAAGACagcag TTAGTGCCAGCGCCCAGCTGCTGGAGCAGACAGCTCGACTGCAGAGCCTCAGTGATGCTCTGGCCAAACTCAAG GGAGAAGTAGCTGAACATGTGGTCTCCCATCAACCTGGCGCTAAGGCTTCCTCTGACTTCGCCACCTTCCCTATCTCCTCCTTTGTTAAG GCAAAGGAAGAGAAGCAGGGAGGAACAGTGTTTGTGGGTCGCGTTGCCATTCCATGCACCCGTGGACAGGAACAAGTCCACCGCCTCGTCCTATCTCAGCAACAGCTGCAGAAAGTGCACCGCCTCCTCATGGCCTAG